GGTGGGGAGTTATCTGATGCTCTCCCACGCGACCCCGGGCACCATGAGCTCGGAGGCCGTGCAGGAGGCGCTGGAGGTCTATGAGAGGGCGGGCATGCGGATGTACCTGCGCTCGCCGGAGGAGATCGCCGACTTGTTCGCCGGATTCGAGTTGTTGGATGAGGGTGTGGCCCCGGTGTCGCGCTGGGGGCTCACCGAGGTCGTCGTCCCGACTCCCACGCCGACCGGCGGGCACTTCCTCGGCGGCATCGCCGTGCTGAGGCACCGGTGACACGCACTGCCCTCATCGCTCTTGAGGATGTCCGCTCCGTGCTGTTCCTGCACAGCGGCGATGTCCCGGGCCGGCCGCGAGCACCGCCCGCTTTCAGCTCAGCGATACCTGTCGATCTCATGATGAAAACCGGAGGTGATCACCGTGGCGGTCATGCCCGGCGAGGAGACCGTCCTGCGCGTCCTGCGCGAGGCCTTGGAGGACCGGGGACTGAAGGCGACCATCACCACGCGATTGCCCTTGTCTCTTGTTGTCGTCAGGCACGACAGCGCTGCCCTCGGTGGGCGAATCACGGTGAGGCCCTGGCAGGGTGAACAATGGTTGTGGCGGAGCTGGGGAGCGCCCATCGTCCCCGCTGAGGAGATCAAGGCCGCCAGCTGGCAGATCGCGCGAGCCCTGGCGCCCCCGGCCGTTTCCCCTTTGTCTCACCGTACGGCTTCGCCCGGCCCTCTCATCCGGCTGGGGACGTCATCGTGATGCGCTTTGGATACGACGCTGAGGCGGCCAGGACCGCGCAGCTAATGCAGGCCTTTGTGCCCGGCTGGATGGTCTTGTGGAGCCTGCGGTACCGGCGGTTCGAGGGGTGGAAGCGCAGCGCCCCCGGGCAGGGCCACATGGTCCACGCGAGCAACGCCGCCAGATTGTGGGACTTCATGGAACAGCAGCCGGAGCTCCATCAGATCGATGCGAACCAGTCCTACCTTCCGCTTCTCTTCGAAGAAAAGGAGGCGGTCGTGATTCCATCCCACGCACCACCGGCAGGCGAGCAGTTGAACGCCGCCACCTGGTGTTTCGGTGCCATCGAAGCGTTGGAGCGGTTGCGCATCGAGCTCCAGGCGTATTGGATCCGTTCGGAGATCTCCTACGCCGAGGGACAGCATCGCCTCGTGCTCGAAGAGGGACTGACGGTGTGGGCCGACGACGCGGGCACGGTCTTTTGCTGGGGTGGCGCCTCCAGAGAGGAGCCCGCCGACCATGCTCCGGTGCACACCCTGCCGGAGGCCGCGCGCCGGATCGCCGAGCGGCTCGGGTGGGCGCCTGACGCCGCTGGGGCCGCGGCGGACTAAGACCTGCTCGGTGCTCTGCGCCGTCGATCACCGGGCTGCAAGATCCGTGCGTCTGCCGGTGCGGCGATGGATGTGCGGCTGGTGCAGGCCCGTCGGCACGGTGCGCGGCGGGCCCGCATCGAGATCAACACCGGTGAAGCTCTTCCGACTTTGAGCGGGGAACGCGCTCCAGGGCGCGAGCTAGCCATGACCTCTTTCATTAACCGACTAACCAGTTTGTGTGGAATATCATGAAACGAATACGTACTGCACTTGCTCTCTGTCTCTGCGTTGCCCTTACGGCCTGTGGAGCATTCGAGAGCGAAACCCCGGCCACCACCGAGCGTGCCCTGACCCAGATCAAGGTCGGGGCACTGCTGGTCCCAGACGCCGCCCCGGCCCACATCGCGTTGAAGCGCGGCTTCTTCCGTGACGAAGGCCTCGACGTCACGATGGAGCCGATCCAGGCCGCCAGCATGGCACTCCCCGCGCTCGACGGCGGCAGCCTGCAATTCGCGCTGCTCAACTACGTCACCGTCGTCCTGTCGACAGCAGAAGGCGACGCCAAGCTCGTCATGGTCGCCGACAGCTACGAGGCGGCCGAGGACACCTTCGTCGTCATGGTCCGTAAGAACTCCTCGCACAAGACCATGTTGGATCTGAAGGGCAAGAAGGTAGGCGTCGCATCTCGCAAAAGCATCGGCTCCCTCACCGTGGCCTCAGCGCTCAAAACGGTCGGCTTGAAGGAGAGCGACGTCGAGCTCGTGGAGTTCCCGCTGCCCGAGATGGCCGCTCAGCTCATCGGGGGCACCGTCGACGCCGCCTGGATGACCCAGCCGTACATCCAGGACATCAGCAAGAAGCACGGGGCTCGCAAGCTGCAGGACATGGCCAAGGACGCGATGGCTAACATCCCTGTCGCCGGGTGGGGAACCACCACCGCCTACGCCAAGGCAAACCCGCACGTCGTCGCCGCATTCCAGCGGGCCATCGGCAAGGCCCAGCAGATCGCTGCCAAAGACCGCAAAGCCGTCGAGGAGGTCCTGCCGACCTACACCAAGATCGACGCCGCGACGGCCGCCACCATCGCCCTCGGCAATTTCCCCACCACCATGGACCCGAACCGGCTGCA
This Streptosporangium sp. NBC_01495 DNA region includes the following protein-coding sequences:
- a CDS encoding ABC transporter substrate-binding protein, yielding MKRIRTALALCLCVALTACGAFESETPATTERALTQIKVGALLVPDAAPAHIALKRGFFRDEGLDVTMEPIQAASMALPALDGGSLQFALLNYVTVVLSTAEGDAKLVMVADSYEAAEDTFVVMVRKNSSHKTMLDLKGKKVGVASRKSIGSLTVASALKTVGLKESDVELVEFPLPEMAAQLIGGTVDAAWMTQPYIQDISKKHGARKLQDMAKDAMANIPVAGWGTTTAYAKANPHVVAAFQRAIGKAQQIAAKDRKAVEEVLPTYTKIDAATAATIALGNFPTTMDPNRLQRIPDAMLEHDYLTKPFIVKELLAPAPALAPTPIRDQ